GGTCATTGCCAGCTTTCTTTCCGGCAGCTTTTTAATCGGCATCGCCTATGAAAATCTTTCGGATTTATTGGCCTTTGCCGGATTGGGTATTTTAGCCATTATCGCCGCCATTACTTATACCGTCGGCGCAAAACCTTACGGTTATATGGGGCTGGGCGATATTTCCGTTCTCATGTTTTTCGGCTTACTCGGCGTGGGCGGTACTTATTATCTACAAACCCACAGTATTGACGGCCACATTATTCTGCCCGCTATCGGCTCCGGATTACTCGCCAGTGCGGTGCTAAATATCAACAACTTACGAGATATCGAACAAGACGCCCAAGCCGGTAAAAACACGTTAGCGGTACGTTTAGGTTCGCACAAAGGGCGCGTGTATCATTGTATTTTATTAACGATTGCGGCTTTATGTTATTTAATTTTTACGCTAACCACGGCCACTTCATGGATGAATTATTTATTTGTGCTTGCATTACCGTTACTCGCCAAACACGCGATTTTTGTATACCGCAGCAAAACGCCAAACGCATTGCGCCCGATGCTTGCACAAATGTCGATGATTTCTTTATTAATCAATATGTTATTTAGTTTAGGCTTGCTTATCGGCTAAATCGGCTTATACTAATCTGAGTTAAATTTCTGAACAAACTGGGGAAAATTTATGTTTATCGATACTTCAGAACTTTGTGATCTTTATGCGGATCAAGTGGATGTGGTGGAGCCTATTTTTTCAAGTTTCGGCGGCGTAAACACGTTTTACGGTAAAGTCACCACCATTAAATGCTTTGAAAATAATGGCTTAATCGCTGAAGTATTGGAAGAAAACGGCAAGGGGCGCGTGCTTGTGGTCGACGGCGGCGGTGCGGTTCGCCGTGGTTTGATAGATGCAGAATTAGCGCAACTTGCGGCGGATAACGGCTGGGAAGGCATTATTGTTTACGGTGCGGTACGCCAAATTCAACAGCTTGAAAATATTCATCTCGGTATTCATGCTCTTGCGCCGATTCCGGTGAGCGCTGATGAAAGTAATATCGGCGAAAACGATATTCCGGTTAATTTCGGCGGCGTGACATTTTTCCCGGAAGACTACATTTATGCGGATCTCACCGGCATTATTCTTTCCCAAGAACCTCTAGATTTAGAAAATCTTGATAACGAATAGGCAATTCAAAAGTGCGATTAAAAACAACTGCGCCTTTTATCAAAATTAGGTAGCAATTAGACAACGCTAAAATGAGATCCTAAAACAGCACCGCATTGGAACGAATTTCAATGCGGTGTTGTTTTAGGTGGCTAACTCATACTTTACTCGGATGGTTTTGTGCATTTGCTATGTAGTACCGAAATTTTTTTTGCACTTGATCACACTTTTGAATTTTGCCCGTTGCAAGTCAATAACATTCCTTTAACATAAATTTCGTTCATCTGAGTAGCTAATGTGGAGGAACCTATGAACGAATTATCTTCACGCAAAAGCCATAAAAATAGCATTATATTCATCGCAGATATCGTGCTGTTTTTCTTTTTATTGAAGTTTTTACCTTTCGCGCCTAAAGAAAACGCCGGTTTGGCTCTGCTCGGTTTTATCGCCGTACTTTGGTTAAGTGAAGCCCTACACGTTACTATCACCGCATTACTTGTGCCATTATTGGCAATTGCACTTAATCTCGTCACCACTAAACAAGCTTTAGCTACGTTTTCCGATCCGACTATTTTCTTATTCTTCGGTGGTTTTGCTTTAGCAACCGCATTACATATGCAAAAACTCGATAAAATGATTGCCAACAAAATTATGACTTTGGCTCAAGGTAATCTTTTGATCGCCGTAATTTATCTTTTCCTAAGTACCGCTTTCCTTTCCATGTGGATGAGTAATACTGCCACCGCAGCCATGATGTTGCCACTCGCAATGGGAATTTTAAGCCAAATGGATCGTGAAAAAGAACATAATACTTACGTCTTCGTATTATTGGGGATTGCCTATAGTGCGAGTATCGGTGGTATGGGAACACTCGTTGGTAGCCCGCCAAATGCTATCGTAGCAAGTAATTTGCACCTTACATTCTCCGATTGGTTATGGTACGGACTGCCAATCATGCTCATTTTGATGCCTCTAATGATCGGTACACTTTGGATTGTGTTCAAACCTAAATTAAATATAAAGTTTGAACAATCTTTTGAAAAAATCGAAATGAATCAACAACGTATTCTAACCCTTGTAATTTTTGGTTTTATTGCATTTTGTTGGATTTTC
Above is a genomic segment from Aggregatibacter sp. HMT-949 containing:
- a CDS encoding 1,4-dihydroxy-2-naphthoate polyprenyltransferase; this encodes MTNEKLKMWWETARPKTLPLALASIFTGSALGYWANPQGFNSPVMVFCLLTTILLQVLSNFANDYGDHQKGSDTEDRIGPLRGIQKGAISAQELKWGLIFMVIASFLSGSFLIGIAYENLSDLLAFAGLGILAIIAAITYTVGAKPYGYMGLGDISVLMFFGLLGVGGTYYLQTHSIDGHIILPAIGSGLLASAVLNINNLRDIEQDAQAGKNTLAVRLGSHKGRVYHCILLTIAALCYLIFTLTTATSWMNYLFVLALPLLAKHAIFVYRSKTPNALRPMLAQMSMISLLINMLFSLGLLIG
- the rraA gene encoding ribonuclease E activity regulator RraA, with product MFIDTSELCDLYADQVDVVEPIFSSFGGVNTFYGKVTTIKCFENNGLIAEVLEENGKGRVLVVDGGGAVRRGLIDAELAQLAADNGWEGIIVYGAVRQIQQLENIHLGIHALAPIPVSADESNIGENDIPVNFGGVTFFPEDYIYADLTGIILSQEPLDLENLDNE
- a CDS encoding DASS family sodium-coupled anion symporter, whose product is MNELSSRKSHKNSIIFIADIVLFFFLLKFLPFAPKENAGLALLGFIAVLWLSEALHVTITALLVPLLAIALNLVTTKQALATFSDPTIFLFFGGFALATALHMQKLDKMIANKIMTLAQGNLLIAVIYLFLSTAFLSMWMSNTATAAMMLPLAMGILSQMDREKEHNTYVFVLLGIAYSASIGGMGTLVGSPPNAIVASNLHLTFSDWLWYGLPIMLILMPLMIGTLWIVFKPKLNIKFEQSFEKIEMNQQRILTLVIFGFIAFCWIFSGQINPLISGLLGLQKNIASFDSVVALLAAIIICSTGVANWKQIQENTDWGVLMLFGGGLTLSAVLKDSGASKILADGIVFLVQDQHYYLIGLLVATFIIFLTEFTSNTASAALLVPIFISIAQSLGIPEIGLALIIGLGASCAFMLPVATPPNAIVFGTGCVEQKEMVRAGFVLNIVCVLVIATVGYFFWLN